The following nucleotide sequence is from Vanrija pseudolonga chromosome 4, complete sequence.
GTGTTTGGGATCTTGCCCGGCTGCCTGCCGGGTGGAAGGCCACGTGGCCTGACGTCGGCGCAGAGATAATGCGGGGCCCCGCTTGTTGTGACACTCGAAACTGAAGACCAGCCGTGTGGCCGTGGTTGCCGACCCGGCAGTCGTCCTCTGACACGAGGGAGAAAGTTGAGCTGGGGACGATGAGGTTGAGGATGTGGGATGcttgagggcgaggtgctcgtcTCCCGGTTGTAAAGGAagctcgctgtcgctcgtCGGAGTGGACTGGTGGTAAGAGCGTGAAGCCGGCGCGACAGCGGAGTCGGAGAGCAAGCGATCGTTACAATGCAGGCAGTTTTGACGTACTCCTAATGGATAGCAATGTGTTTGGCTGCAAGTGTGGGCGTGGAGTACAAGTGCGCGTTGTTCAACCCAAACAACTAATCCGTCCGACAACGACCACCACTGGAGCCTTGCCAAGGCTCGCCCAAGCACTGCATCAACTGGACACCCCGCGTCGTGACAGGCTCTGGGAGAGCGCCGTCGGTTCCACCACTTGGACAGCTTTAGGCGCGCCAGATTATGTGTTGTGTCGATGACAGCCGTTTCGTTccacacacactcacgccGAAATGGTACAAAAAGGACCCAAACAATCGTTGCGTCTCTTCTTCCTCTCCACACACGACACGTCTTTTCATTTCATTTCCCCTCCTCTCTTCTCCCATTGTCTCCTCTTCTCTCCCATCCTCTCACCTCCTTACTCGTTGACACCTACCACAATGCCCCTCCCCCACTGGCCCCTCCCTCGCTCCGACATGGTTCCGTCGCCGCCTGTCCGAATCCGTGTCGACGCACCAGCCGGCTCCGCGCCCTTCCACTTCGGCCGTGCGCGCAAGTGTTCATGCAgctcggacggcggcggcgaccacTCCCCGTGCTTCCACCGCACTGCAGACGCACCCAACCCCGCGGCTCCGCGCGTGACCATCGACCACACCTACTTCCCCGAAATCATGGACAACATCCTGCGCCACTGCTCCAACACCGCCCTGGCCAACTTTCGCGGCACAGGCAAGGCTTTCAACAGGCGCATCTCCAAGGAACTCTTACGACACATCAACCTCAAGTCGATGTACGTGgggggcggcagtggccAGAAGTTCTACCTCTTCGGTCTGGATGCCCCCGGAGGCTCCTGGGCCAACGGCATGCCCTCCCGCGAGCTTGCCCTTCCTGCGGCAGAGGAGTGTGTCCGCACAATCGATCTCAGCCGCATCAACAAACGTGGCAACCAAGACGCCCCTTCCATCCTCAACGAGTGCGCCCCACTCGACTTCACGATCGTCTTCCCGGAGCTGCAAACTGTCCGACGAATTAACAGCACCCAGAGCTTCCGGCTCGAGAACTCGTTGGCCGTGACGCTTGTCGACTTCTTCTCCCAGCCCTTTATCCTGAACGCTTCCGAATACGGAGACATCACGGAACACATCATCCACCTATCAGACACGGCGATCCATGGCATGGAGTTTATCGACTACGCCCGTCTTGGTGGTACTCTCAAGCGCATTACCCTTGTGATTGGAGACGTCCCAGCGCACGAACCCGCATCGccgacggacgacgacccgtGCGAGCACTGTCAAAACTTTGTCAACAGCGTGGAGGATATTGTGATTGGCGCCTTGGAGGCTTTGGTCCGCGGTGCCTCGGTCACTATTGTCGGCCTGGAGCTGCTCCAATGCCCCGTGTCATACGAGGTTGAGGATGACGACCTCACAGTCAAGGCGATCAACATTCAGAGGATCAAGCAAAGCGTCGCAGAAATGTTCGGTCGTTATCCGGGAGTCAAGACGGACTATGTGATGAAGCAAATCCGCTTCAAGAAGTCGGCCGATTGGTGGCGCAGCCCGGCAGCCAAGGTCATGTACCCACTTCCCGACTACCTGAACTATACTTGAAGTGAGGGGAGGAGTCGTGGAGTATACAGGAGGTAAGGGGTGGCAGCGTATGGAACCCGGGGACTAGCTGACCTATGTAGCTACAGTATGTGGCATCAGAACTGTAGATACGAGAACAAGGCGTTATCGCATCGCAATCGTCGTCACGTCCGCCATCGCGGAGAGGAGGTGCACTAATCAGCCCCACGACGTGTCGCGTAAAGGTCAGAAGCTATGTACATCATTTGCGAGCAAGTGGCGGCAACATCAGAAGCCCGTGTAATTGGTGGGCAGAGTGATCGCCCGGCATTGGGGAGGTACTAACCGCGGCCACATTCCGTCCAACGTCGGTGCCACGGTCTTTGAAGCATGGCGGTAGACCGTCGGGCATGGACCGACGGGGAAGAGCTCCAGTTGATTGGTTGTGATTTCCCATGGAGTCGTGGCACTCGCCTGTGCCTCCCGCCACCCGGTGTCGTCAGTGGCGACACCGCCAGCGGCAACAACACGCTCTTACCGCTGTCGCTTGACTCTTCGATATCACGCCGGCATCTGTGCAAGCGAGCGGTGTTACACTGGCTTTTGGGAACGTTATCCGCGGGGCAACCCCGTGTCACCTCGGCCAGCGCTTACATGGCGGCCGGGAGGGGACCCCACCCGTCTGCCAAGTCGAACGCGTTAAAAGCAGCCCGTGCATGCCCTTACACCCCCTGCACCCCACGGATCCCCACACCATGTCCGACGAGCACAAGCACACGATATCCGAGaagcagggcggcgacgtcgagatcgtcggcgtcaaggagatggacgccgtcgaggtggacgccgTGTTTGGCTTCCAGGGCGAAGGCCACATCCACTACACGTCGATGGGATGGTGGGTGCTGGGTTGTGCGTACGTGCTGACCCCGCCCCGCAGGATGCAGGCcgccgtcatcctcctcaagacgcaggtcggcctcggcgtgctcgccatgccgtcgctgctgcagATGACTGGCGCCGTGCCCGGTGTTATCAGTGGGTTGAAAGTGGCGGAGGAGTTGCCGCcagccggccgccgcgcatATCAGCGCTTACCAACCAACCACCGTCCAGTGATTGTGggcctcggcttcctcaCCACATGGTGCGACTATGTGGTAGGCACGTTCAAGCACAACCACCCCGAGGTGTATTCtatcgccgacgccgggtACATCATGTTCGGCAacgtcggccgcgaggtcTTTGCCATCGGGTACTGGTGCTTCACTGTTGGCGTGGCGGGTGCGGCGATGGTTGCCATTTCGATCGGGTTCAATGCAATCAGTGACCACGCTACATGCACTGTCGTGTGGGTTGTCATGGTACGTCTGAGAAAGTTCAGGACCGCGGCGGGTGGCTCACATCCCAGGCCGCTACtatcgccgctgctgctgcctcgaTCCAGACGCTGAACAGAGTGTCCTGGATCGGTTGGATCGGGGTGTGTGGCATCTTCACAGCGGTCCTGATGGTCACTATCGCGGTTGGCGTACAAGAGCGCCCAGCTGCTGCACCGAAGACAGGCCCGTGGGACAAGGACACCCACGCGTTCGTCAACGCGTCGATCTGGGACGTCGTCAGCGTGCTGTCGACGCTGGTCAGTGAGTCGCCTTTGCCATTGTACCTTACGTTTGTGTCTAATGGTTCCAGTGTCCTACGGTGGCACACCAGTCTTCTTCGGTGTCATTTCTGAGATGAAGAACCCCCGCGACTACAACAAGTCACTAGCGGTATGCCAGTTCCTCACCATGGGACTCTTCACGACTGTTGCGATCGTCGTTTACTTCAAGGCGGGGCAGTACCTCTCCACACCGGCCCTTGGGTCCGCTGGCCCCCTCATCAAGAAGGTGTCGTATGGGTTTGGTATCGTCGGCCTCTTTGCTTCGGCGATCGTCTTTCTGCACTCTGCCGCTAAGCTCGTCTTCGTGCGCGTGATGCGGTGAGTATCGTAGTCATCGCCTGTCCCAAGAGTGTTAACCGCGCACTAACACACCCAGCAACTCGCACCATCTCACGGCTCTCACCCCCACGCACTACATTATGTGGTTTGGAACGACAATCACCTGCGCGACGCTTGCCTTCCTCATCGCCGAGTCCATCCCCTTCTTCGGGTCGCTCCTTACCCTGATCGGCGCACTCTTCGCGACGCTCATGACCCTCCAGTCCACGGGGTGGATGTGGCTCTTTGACAACTGGGACCGCCGTAAGCAGTCCAACCCCGGCTGGAGTTTCTGGCCCATGGTCGCCCTAAACGTGTTcatcgtcatcctcggcTTTTTCATCCAGGTCAGCGGTACCATTGCTGCTGGTAAAGAAATCCGCGCCCAGTACCGTGCTGGCAAGGTTGACCGGCCGTTCTCGTGCAAGGACAACTCGAAGTAGGACAGTGCGGAGGAGACAAACTGAATGTTGACAAAGGTGGAGAAGAGGTACTCGAGGTCCGGGGGCGACGGAAAGAGGGGAAGCGTTGTAGAAGAATGAAGAGAGTCACATACTTGGAAATCTGTGCGCCCCCTCGCCCGTGCTGTATAAAAaccgtcttcctcctcgtccaccaaTTTCTCTTCTTctctcatcat
It contains:
- the mtr_8 gene encoding N amino acid transport system protein is translated as MSDEHKHTISEKQGGDVEIVGVKEMDAVEVDAVFGFQGEGHIHYTSMGWMQAAVILLKTQVGLGVLAMPSLLQMTGAVPGVIMIVGLGFLTTWCDYVVGTFKHNHPEVYSIADAGYIMFGNVGREVFAIGYWCFTVGVAGAAMVAISIGFNAISDHATCTVVWVVMAATIAAAAASIQTLNRVSWIGWIGVCGIFTAVLMVTIAVGVQERPAAAPKTGPWDKDTHAFVNASIWDVVSVLSTLVMSYGGTPVFFGVISEMKNPRDYNKSLAVCQFLTMGLFTTVAIVVYFKAGQYLSTPALGSAGPLIKKVSYGFGIVGLFASAIVFLHSAAKLVFVRVMRNSHHLTALTPTHYIMWFGTTITCATLAFLIAESIPFFGSLLTLIGALFATLMTLQSTGWMWLFDNWDRRKQSNPGWSFWPMVALNVFIVILGFFIQVSGTIAAGKEIRAQYRAGKVDRPFSCKDNSK